Proteins encoded together in one Argiope bruennichi chromosome 1, qqArgBrue1.1, whole genome shotgun sequence window:
- the LOC129971747 gene encoding endochitinase-like, with protein sequence MWLTIFLSCVLLASVYCAEPRFSRPNSIEMYNAGVHQERGKIVCYYSAWAYTRPEPWNYDIEHIPGDLCTDIIYSFVGLNNQTWELFAIDPEYDLERGGYKKFTALRVKHPHLKLLLAVGGWAEGGRKYSDMVGEKSRRDIFVRSAVKWVTDFGFDGFDLDWEYPGASDRGGKYSDKENFLKLVEELKAAFEPHKLLLTCAVPVAKFRLQEGYEVPRLAELFDWINVMTYDLRGNWAGFADVHSPLYKRPFDQWAYEKLNVHDGLHLWVSMGAPKHKLVVGVPFYGRTYTLGSKDNTDLRAGIKKWVGGGLPGPYTNASGFLAYYEICPHVNSGAWTKKYDDIGKCPYAYYDDQWIGYEDEDSIGIKMDYIREQGFGGAMIWAIDMDDFNGVCGRKNALLEVMNEKLRGYTPPPPDPRRIAEVSTMSTSQWWPPRSTQSTTQQTWWPPATTKSSSSWWSPSSSTTWWSPSSSTTPRPSTGGSSGSADKPLVSPYDQPGAPDCKTGGETQPHQEKDKYYWCIDGRPVLMQCEAGSHYDPAKGKCSWNPFFNRADGASQGGYHYQFRTYLGK encoded by the exons ATGTGGCTGACCATCTTTCTCTCGTGTGTTCTGCTGGCTTCTGTGTATTGCGCTGAACCTCGTTTCAGCCGCCCTAATA GCATCGAAATGTACAATGCAGGCGTTCATCAAGAAAGAGGTAAAATCGTTTGCTACTATAGTGCCTGGGCTTACACGAGACCCGAACCTTGGAACTATGACATCGAACACATTCCAGGAGACTTGTGTACGGACATCATCTATTCTTTTGTGGGCCTCAACAATCAAACCTGGGAGCTCTTCGCCATTGACCCTGAATATGATTTAGAAagag GTGGTTACAAGAAATTCACTGCTCTTCGAGTCAAGCATCCTCACCTGAAACTACTTCTGGCTGTCGGAGGATGGGCAGAAGGTGGCAGGAAATACTCGGACATGGTGGGTGAGAAATCCAGAAGGGATATCTTCGTGAGGAGTGCGGTCAAGTGGGTCACTGACTTCGGATTCGATGGCTTCGATCTTGATTGGGAATATCCTGGAGCATCGGACAGAGGAGGAAAGTACTCGGACAAAGAGAATTTCTTGAAGTTAGTGGAG gAATTAAAAGCAGCTTTCGAACCTCATAAACTACTTCTGACCTGTGCAGTGCCAGTAGCGAAATTCAGACTTCAAGAAGGCTATGAAGTTCCAAGATTAGCCGA attgtttgATTGGATAAACGTGATGACCTATGATTTAAGAGGTAATTGGGCAGGCTTCGCGGATGTGCACAGTCCTTTGTACAAAAGACCATTCGACCAATGGGCATATGAGAAACTGAATGTG CATGATGGGCTACATTTGTGGGTGAGTATGGGAGCCCCTAAACACAAACTGGTAGTTGGCGTACCTTTCTATGGCAGAACTTACACCCTGGGAAGCAAGGATAATACTGATCTCAGAGCTGGAATCAAGAAGTGGGTTGGTGGTGGTCTCCCAGGACCTTACACGAATGCCAGTGGATTTCTTGCGTACTATGAG ATCTGTCCTCATGTAAACAGTGGAGCTTGGACTAAAAAATATGACGACATCGGGAAATGCCCTTACGCTTATTACGATGACCAATGGATTGGTTACGAGGATGAAGACAGCATTGGCATTAAA ATGGATTACATTCGAGAACAAGGTTTTGGAGGAGCCATGATCTGGGCAATCGATATGGATGATTTCAATGGCGTCTGCGGCCGCAAGAACGCTTTACTGGAGGTAATGAATGAAAAACTGAGAGGTTATACTCCACCACCTCCAGATCCAAGAAGAATTGCTGAAGTCTCCACAATGTCAACAAGCCAGTGGTGGCCACCTAG GTCAACTCAAAGTACCACTCAGCAGACCTGGTGGCCTCCTGCAACCACCAAATCTAGCAGTTCTTGGTGGTCACCAAGTAGTTCCACAACCTGGTGGTCACCGAGTAGCTCCACAACACCACGACCCTCTACTGGAGGAAGCTCTGGATCAGCGGATAAGCCATTAGTTTCCCCATACGATCAACCTGGTGCACCAGACTGCAAGACCGGAGGCGAGACTCAACCACATCAAGAAAAAGATAAGTATTACTGGTGCATCGATGGAAGGCCAGTCCTGATGCAGTGCGAAGCAGGATCCCATTATGACCCCGCCAAAGGAAAATGCTCATGGAATCCATTTTTTAACAGAGCCGATGGAGCTAGCCAGGGAGGATATCACTATCAATTCAGAACATATCTTGGAAAATAG
- the LOC129969056 gene encoding actin-binding Rho-activating protein-like, whose protein sequence is MDKEPIKIYGNDALSTRVAAFQKKAEQHTAKQRTNPFCHGNVSEMTHQKWDKSDPRYGKPPEGSKTEKRGMAAGAHIGNEVLFLCEMIAQYGVPNDDNTISITFGELFQIYTTISNKVVGILLRARKHGLIYFEGEMLYQRRDDNVIVTLLKPIDEICPNRVPLKRKHDDGDEQTSTLSPEDY, encoded by the exons ATGGACAAGGAACCCATCAAGATCTATGGAAATGATGCTCTATCAACTAGAGTTGCAGCCTTTCAAAAGAAAGCTGAACAGCATACTGCTAAACAGAGAACAAATCCATTTTGCCATGGAAATGTTTCTGAGATGACCCATCAGAAATGGGACAAAAGTGATCCTCGCTATGGTAAACCTCCAGAAGGGTCTAAAACCGAGAAAAGAGGAATGGCTGCTGGTGCTCACATTGGGAATGAGGTACTATTTTTGTGTGAGATGATTGCACAATATGGTGTTCCAAATGATGATAACACCATTTCTATAACATTTGGAGAACTGTTTcag atatatACAACTATATCGAATAAAGTTGTAGGAATTCTATTGCGAGCTCGAAAACATGGCCTGATTTACTTTGAAGGTGAAATGCTATATCAAAGAAGAGATGACAATGTTATCGTCACTCTTTTAAAGCCAATTGATGAAATTTGTCCCAATAGAGTACCTCTGAAGCGTAAACATGATGATGGAGATGAGCAAACAAGTACTTTATCTCCAGAAGATTACtga